The Chthoniobacterales bacterium genomic interval TCGGCTGCGGTGAAGATGTCACCATCCGTGAACTGGCAGAGACTATTTGCGACGTGCTCGGATTCGACGGCACGCTCGAGTTTGACACCTCCAAGCCCGACGGCACCCCGCGCAAACTGCTCGATATCGGAAAAATCAAATCTCTCGGCTGGTCACCGAAAATCCCCCTGCACGAAGGTATCGCCGATGCCTACCGCTGGTTTTTGGAAAACCAATCCTCGGCCAAGCTTTAAAGCAAATAGGATCTACGATGCTCAGCATTCTGTATGTTGTCCGGACATTTGGACCAGTTGGAGGGATGGAGAGATACGTTTACGAGACAGCTCGTGAGCTTGCACTTCGAGGACACCAAGTTTCCATTCTCTGCAGATCGGTCGATGAGCCGTCTGCGGCCAACAGCAACGTTGAGATAATACAGCTTCAGCCCAAACCGGCCAAACGTGGATGGAGCGACCGCTACGTCTTCCGCGATGCGGTCACGGAATTTTTCGCTGATCCGGCGAAGAAGCACGGCTTCGACATCACCCATTCGCATGAAAACACCATCGAGCAGGATGTTTCCACCGAGCACGGACCCTGCACGGCTTACGGTCTACGCCTAAAGCCTTGGAAGCACTTCGACTACAGTGCGCGCAAAAACCTCACGATCGAAAAGCAAAAATTCCACGGACCCAATCTCAAGGCCCTCGTCTCCTGCGCGAAACGCGTGCAGGACATCGCCCTGCGCGAATACCCTCATCTGGCACAAAAAATCACCCGCGTCATCACCCCCGCCTACACCTATCTACAACCGGTCGCCAAAGACCCCGCGCGCAAAGCCCGCGTGTTGGGTTTCATGGGCCGCGACTGGAAGCGCAAAGGGCTGCCCAAAGCATTGGAAATTTTCCGAATCCTTCGCCGAGAGGATCCATCATGGACGATGCTAATCGCCGGCTGCCCGGCGGAGTCACTCCCGGGCAATCTTATCGGCAGCTTGCCCGAAGGCGCCGAAATTTTGGGTCGCACCAATCCGCAGGACTTTTTCGCCCAGATCGATGTTCTTGTCCATCCCGCCACGGATGAACCCTTCGGCATGGTCATGTCCGAGGCACTGACCTGCGGCGTCCCCGTCGTGTTTTCCGACCAATGCGGCGCAACGGATCACCTGCGATCCGAGGGATTGCGCGTGCTGTCGGTCAAAGCTCCGAGCAGCGATTGGGCCAGCGCCTGCTCTGACTTAGCCGGGCGGACCTTCCGGCCTTCCGTCTCGCGCACCTGGTCGGACGTTGCGGTGGAACACGAGGATTTGTATCGGCACCTGCTCGCTGGCCACGCCCCAGCCGATTGACTTTTTGGCACGCCTTCCGATCATCGGCGGGAATGAAGGATCGCCTTCCCATCAGCGTGTCCATGACGGCGCGAAACGAGGGGCGCAATTTGCCGCGCAGTCTTGGAAGTGTCGCAGGATGGGTGGAGGAAATGGTGGTCGTGATCAACGACTGTGACGACAACACAGCCGAAGTGGCCCGGAGCTTTGGGGCCAGGATCATCGAGCATCCTTGGCAGGGCTACCGTGACCAAAAGCGCTTTGCTTTGGCACAAACGCAGGGTGAGTGGGTGTTGGCCTTGGATGCGGACGAAGAGGTCTCGGAGCAGTTGCGGGAGGACATCTTTGAGTTCTTCGCGAATGATTGCCGGCAATTCGACGGCGCGGTTTTCCCGCGCAAAGTGTGGTTCCTCGGCAGATGGATCACGCATGGAGACTGGTATCCTGACTTGAGCTTGAGACTTTTCCGCCGCGGCAAGGGCCAATGGTCGGGATCGCCGGAGCACGACAAAATTGATCTGGACGGTCGCGCCAAGCGTCTCAAAGGCGATCTCCATCACTACTCCCATCCGACGCTCAACAGCTACACTGCGAAGATCGGCGTGTTCAGCGATTACTTTCTGGAGCGCCAGCTCGCAGCCGGTCATCGCTGGTCATGGGCGGATTGCCTCTTCCGACCGTGGTGGCGATTCTTTCGCGCTTACATCCTTCGTCTGGGTTTTTTGGACGGATTCCCGGGCTACTACATCGCCAAAGCCACCGCTTTCAGCACCCTCGTCCGCTACAGCCGGCTCTATGAGCACGAACGCGGCGGGCAGCCTCCGCACTGAGTTCAGCGGACGCACGCGTTGATTCCGCGGGCGGCGATCTCTTCGTCGGAGAATCCGGCCGAGGCGCGCATCCTTTTCTCGGCCAATGCGGCCCGCAGGTAGAAAAGATTTTGTTCCAATGTGACGCGGCTCTCCTCCCTGTGCCACAGATGAAGAACCGGGGCGGCAAAGCGTAGGCTCTTCACCTTCACACCCGAGTTGATCATGCGGACGGCGATATCGGAGTCGTCTGGCCCCCAACCGAACAGATTTTCTTCGAAGCCCCCGACGCGCCAGACGTGTTCGGTCTCGACCGAGAAATTGCATCCCCTCACCCATTCCCATTTGCGTGGCGATGACTTCCGCCACGCTCCATCGGGCAGATGGACCACGGGCAGCAAACGATTGATATTTCCGCGCACCCTTTGGCCAAGCCACCAAAAGATGCTCCGTCCAAGGCAGGACTCATCACCGGACTCTAGTGAGTGCGTAAGTGCCTCACTGGACAGCATGCGCGGGCCGGCAAGTATGTAGCCGGGTTCGGCATAGCGGACATGGTCGCGGACAAAGCCTTCGAGCGGAACACAGTCCCCGTCGGTGAAGATGCAGAGGGGTTGTGTCACTTTGCGCACCGCCTCGTTCATGATGACTGACTTGCGGTAGCCGCGATCTTCATGCCAGCAGTGCTCGACGGGCAGTCCCCGCGCTTGCCAACTGTCAATGACCTCGCGTGTTTCCCCTGTGGAACCGTCATCTCCGACAACAATCTGCCGAGGTTGGACGCTCTGATGGAACAACCCCTCCAAGACAAGGTTCAGCGCCTTCGGTCGATTGTAGGTAGAAACAACCACGGCCGCATCTGCCATGGGAGCACGCGCCGAAAGCCCGGCGCCCTGCCGCTTGGTCACCCCATCATGATCGGTCTTTGGCATCGTCGTCATTCCAACCGGTGAAGTATAACCATCGTCGGTGTCGGACAAGCTAACCAAAACGCCCGGTTTCTACGCGGCAACACGCGACGCCAAGCGCGTCATGCTCCTCGATTTGGGATTCCTTGGCGACTCGATCCACCTGCTCCCGGCTCTCTGGGTCCTGCGTCAATCCTACCCGGACGCCGAGTTGCACGTCATGGTCTCCGAACATGTGACCAAAATCATGGAGGTCGCCCCGTGGATCGACCGGATTTGGGGCTATCCCCGGTTTCCACGCGGACCGAAATGGTATCAAGACTTTGGTCGTGTCCGACAACTTCGAACCGCGAAGTTCGACGTGGTCGTCAATCTCAACGGTTCCGACCGTTCGAGTATTCTCACCGGGTTGAGCGGTGCACGCTGGCGCCTCGGCCGCCGACCCGAGGATGGGGGACCGGCTTTCTGGAGCGCTATGTTCACGCACATCGTCGAGCATCCCTATAAAGCAGAGCTTATTTCCACGCAGCGCTGGCAGTGTTTGAGGAAGGCCGGTTTTCCCGGCGAGAAGCCGGAGGTCCGAATTGAGATACCAGCTGACGCAAAACGCCGGGCATTAGAAAAAGCCGGCGGTGATGGAGGCTGGATTCACGTCAGCCCCTTCACAACGGTCAACTACCGTGAGCTTTCTTTTGAACAGATGGCCGGTTTTCTAAGCACGCTCAACCAGACCACCAAGAGAAGGATCATTCTTACGTGCGCGGGCAATGAACGCGAGAGGAGCAGAATGAGCGAACTATTGGGGCGGTTGGATTTCGCACCATGGAGGGTATTCTGCGGCGACCTTGACTTACTCGAATACGCCGCCATCGTCTCTATGA includes:
- a CDS encoding glycosyltransferase family 4 protein, translated to MLSILYVVRTFGPVGGMERYVYETARELALRGHQVSILCRSVDEPSAANSNVEIIQLQPKPAKRGWSDRYVFRDAVTEFFADPAKKHGFDITHSHENTIEQDVSTEHGPCTAYGLRLKPWKHFDYSARKNLTIEKQKFHGPNLKALVSCAKRVQDIALREYPHLAQKITRVITPAYTYLQPVAKDPARKARVLGFMGRDWKRKGLPKALEIFRILRREDPSWTMLIAGCPAESLPGNLIGSLPEGAEILGRTNPQDFFAQIDVLVHPATDEPFGMVMSEALTCGVPVVFSDQCGATDHLRSEGLRVLSVKAPSSDWASACSDLAGRTFRPSVSRTWSDVAVEHEDLYRHLLAGHAPAD
- a CDS encoding glycosyltransferase family 2 protein; this encodes MKDRLPISVSMTARNEGRNLPRSLGSVAGWVEEMVVVINDCDDNTAEVARSFGARIIEHPWQGYRDQKRFALAQTQGEWVLALDADEEVSEQLREDIFEFFANDCRQFDGAVFPRKVWFLGRWITHGDWYPDLSLRLFRRGKGQWSGSPEHDKIDLDGRAKRLKGDLHHYSHPTLNSYTAKIGVFSDYFLERQLAAGHRWSWADCLFRPWWRFFRAYILRLGFLDGFPGYYIAKATAFSTLVRYSRLYEHERGGQPPH
- a CDS encoding glycosyltransferase, giving the protein MTTMPKTDHDGVTKRQGAGLSARAPMADAAVVVSTYNRPKALNLVLEGLFHQSVQPRQIVVGDDGSTGETREVIDSWQARGLPVEHCWHEDRGYRKSVIMNEAVRKVTQPLCIFTDGDCVPLEGFVRDHVRYAEPGYILAGPRMLSSEALTHSLESGDESCLGRSIFWWLGQRVRGNINRLLPVVHLPDGAWRKSSPRKWEWVRGCNFSVETEHVWRVGGFEENLFGWGPDDSDIAVRMINSGVKVKSLRFAAPVLHLWHREESRVTLEQNLFYLRAALAEKRMRASAGFSDEEIAARGINACVR
- a CDS encoding glycosyltransferase family 9 protein, with protein sequence MSDKLTKTPGFYAATRDAKRVMLLDLGFLGDSIHLLPALWVLRQSYPDAELHVMVSEHVTKIMEVAPWIDRIWGYPRFPRGPKWYQDFGRVRQLRTAKFDVVVNLNGSDRSSILTGLSGARWRLGRRPEDGGPAFWSAMFTHIVEHPYKAELISTQRWQCLRKAGFPGEKPEVRIEIPADAKRRALEKAGGDGGWIHVSPFTTVNYRELSFEQMAGFLSTLNQTTKRRIILTCAGNERERSRMSELLGRLDFAPWRVFCGDLDLLEYAAIVSMSSLHLGGDSGGNHVAWMSGVPSVTWYRDFEGLSEWILQGEDCMAFVGEQNDTGIRGIDSSDLLLASIKQLQKR